One Tetrapisispora phaffii CBS 4417 chromosome 3, complete genome DNA segment encodes these proteins:
- the TPHA0C00950 gene encoding YciI family protein: protein MSEYVVVIKDHAGAEKLREQHGPEHFGNIPPLVDAGIVVCGGAMFNEEGSPVGSHIQIVADSREQVLEMLKKDVFARENVWDLESAIIYKFDCAVRKPM, encoded by the coding sequence ATGTCTGAATACGTTGTAGTTATTAAAGATCACGCAGGTGCTGAAAAGTTGAGAGAACAACATGGTCCAGAACATTTTGGCAATATCCCACCTTTAGTGGATGCAGGTATAGTCGTCTGTGGTGGCGCCATGTTCAATGAAGAAGGTTCACCTGTCGGTTCGCATATCCAAATTGTTGCAGACTCAAGAGAACAAGTATTGGAAATGTTAAAGAAAGACGTCTTCGCAAGGGAAAACGTGTGGGATTTAGAATCTGCAatcatttataaatttgattgtGCTGTTCGTAAGCCTATGTAA